In Castanea sativa cultivar Marrone di Chiusa Pesio chromosome 6, ASM4071231v1, a single window of DNA contains:
- the LOC142640320 gene encoding uncharacterized protein LOC142640320 translates to MGKTEKKEGIYGGVLESRWIRRRSRRRNKCSVPSGHRGGGLVLLWNEDIRVTVEDSSKYCIDVLVKKNTPQEWRFTGFYGELVTTRRHEAWTKLRTLNDKPHIPWLCAGDFNETTRQEEKMGGVIHENSQMQAIQDVIDEYGFMDLGFIGPKFIWSRHYTDGNLIWETRPRISYHPWFLRFPGTRVHHLPCLSSNHCPLLINPTGIEIPSYKKPFKFEEMWLSNSRCGEVVEATWRSCVSLDPDKEILGKIEKCGKDLSWWNFNVFGNVRRGLKKKMDMLVKEDVVALRTGSNVRIKELQREVNELLDRETRMWNQRSRILWLKI, encoded by the exons ATGGGAAAGACAGAGAAAAAAGAGGGAATATATGGTGGCGTGTTAGAGAGTAGGTGGATAAGAAGAAGGAGTAGGAGAAG aaaTAAATGCTCAGTACCTAGTGGCCATAGAGGCGGTGGTTTGGTTTTGTTATGGAATGAAGATATTCGAGTCACAGTGGAAGACTCATCAAAGTATTGTATTGATGTACTTGTTAAGAAGAATACACCTCAAGAATGGCGTTTCACAGGTTTCTATGGTGAACTAGTGACAACTAGAAGGCATGAGGCATGGACAAAACTCCGAACCCTAAATGATAAGCCACACATTCCTTGGCTGTGTGCTGGGGATTTTAACGAAACCACAAGACAAGAAGAAAAGATGGGAGGAGTAATCCATGAAAATAGTCAAATGCAAGCCATCCAGGATGTTATAGATGAGTATGGTTTTatggatttgggttttattgGCCCAAAATTCATATGGAGCAGACATTATACCGATGGAAACTTGATTTGGGAGACTAGACCGAGGATTAGCTACCACCCATGGTTCTTGAGGTTCCCTGGCACTCGAGTTCACCATCTACCTTGTCTTTCATCAAATCATTGCCCATTACTTATCAACCCAACAGGAATAGAAATTCCATCCTATAAAAAACCTTTCAAGTTTGAGGAGATGTGGTTGTCTAATAGTAGATGTGGAGAGGTGGTTGAAGCAACGTGGAGATCATGTGTCTCATTAGACCCAGATAAGGAAATCCttggaaaaatagaaaagtgcGGCAAAGATTTATCATGGTGGAATTTTAATGTCTTTGGAAATGTAAGGAGGGGGTTGAAAAAGAAGATGGACATGCTAGTTAAAGAGGATGTCGTGGCATTGAGAACTGGCAGCAATGTACGGATCAAAGAATTGCAAAGAGAGGTCAATGAGTTGCTAGACCGAGAAACAAGGATGTGGAATCAACGCTCCCGTATTCTTTGGCTGAAAATATGA